The following are encoded together in the Populus trichocarpa isolate Nisqually-1 chromosome 5, P.trichocarpa_v4.1, whole genome shotgun sequence genome:
- the LOC7468907 gene encoding 2,3-bisphosphoglycerate-dependent phosphoglycerate mutase 1 → MATAVFHQALGTAQSHQHLQNSGSRLEFGHASLKLISKGFKVDIGLSRRGSYSSWKKKFGLIQASASQTSVVQPVSYPPNNSSDELRKKSSEAALILIRHGESLWNEKNLFTGCVDVPLTKKGVEEAIEAGKRISNIPVDMIYTSALIRAQMTAMLAMTQHRRKKVPIILHNENEQAREWSQIFSEDTKKQSIPVVTASQLNERMYGELQGLNKQETADRFGKEKVHEWRRSYDIPPPNGESLEMCAERAVAYFKDHIEPQLLSGKNVMIAAHGNSLRSIIMYLDKLTSQEVINLELSTGIPMLYILKGGKFIRRGSPAGPTEAGVYAYTRSLALYRQKLDDMLR, encoded by the exons ATGGCCACTGCTGTGTTTCACCAAGCCTTAGGGACCGCTCAGTCCCATCAACACCTCCAGAACTCCGGTTCTCGTCTTGAGTTTGGCCATGCTTCGTTGAAACTGATATCTAAAGGTTTTAAGGTTGACATTGGACTGTCAAGAAGAGGGAGTTATAGTTCTTGGAAGAAGAAATTTGGTCTTATTCAAGCCTCGGCTTCTCAAACTTCAGTGGTTCAACCGGTTTCATATCCCCCAAATAACAGCTCTGATGAGTTACGAAAGAAATCAA GTGAAGCAGCTTTGATACTGATTAGGCATGGTGAGTCACTATGGAATGAAAAGAACCTCTTCACAGGCTGTGTTGATGTGCCATTGACAAAGAAGGGTGTGGAGGAGGCAATTGAAGCTGGTAAGAGAATCAGCAACATACCCGTCGACATGATATATACATCAGCCTTGATACGTGCGCAGATGACTGCCATGCTTGCCATGACTCAGCATCGTCGCAAAAAG GTTCCTATCATTTTACACAATGAGAATGAACAGGCAAGGGAATGGAGTCAAATTTTTAGTGAAGATACAAAAAAGCAATCCATCCCAGTTGTAACAGCTTCGCAATTAAATGAAAGAAT GTATGGTGAATTGCAGGGTCTCAATAAGCAGGAAACAGCAGATAGGTTTGGAAAGGAAAAGGTGCACGAATGGCGGAGGAGTTATGACATACCTCCACCCAATGGCGAGAGTTTGGAAATGTGTGCTGAAAGAGCAGTTGCGTATTTCAAAGATCAC ATTGAACCTCAACTTCTATCTGGGAAGAATGTGATGATTGCTGCCCATGGGAATTCACTGAGGTCCATCATCATGTACCTTGACAAATTAACTTCACAGGAG GTTATCAACTTAGAATTATCAACTGGAATACCAATGCTTTACATATTAAAAGGGGGGAAATTCATTAGGAGGGGAAGTCCTGCAGGACCAACTGAGGCTGGCGTGTATGCATATACTAGG AGTTTAGCTCTATATAGGCAGAAATTAGATGATATGCTGCGTTAA
- the LOC7486612 gene encoding pollen-specific protein C13, with product MARVLLLLALCVLPALVRAARPARNPFVVQGSVYCDTCLAGFETSKTTNIAGAKVRLECKDRKTQDLVYSKEGTTDSTGKYTITVDEDHEDQICDCMLVSSPRKDCRSPSAGRDRARVILTNDNGLVSTTRYANAMGFMAAQPMSGCTELLRLYQEYED from the exons ATGGCTCGAGTGCTTTTGTTGCTTGCTCTATGTGTGCTACCAGCCCTCGTAAGAGCTGCTCGCCCAGCGAGAAACCCATTTGTGGTTCAAGGGAGCGTCTACTGTGACACTTGCCTTGCTGGTTTTGAAACCTCCAAGACCACTAACATTGCAg GTGCGAAGGTTAGACTGGAATGCAAGGACAGAAAGACACAAGATCTTGTCTACAGCAAGGAAGGAACAACAGACTCAACTGGAAAATACACCATCACTGTTGATGAGGACCATGAGGATCAGATTTGCGATTGCATGCTAGTTAGCAGCCCCCGGAAGGACTGCCGATCACCATCTGCTGGCCGTGATCGTGCCCGTGTTATCTTGACCAATGACAATGGACTTGTGTCAACTACCCGTTATGCCAATGCTATGGGTTTCATGGCAGCACAGCCCATGTCTGGCTGCACTGAGCTTCTCAGGTTATACCAGGAGTACGAAGATTAG